In one uncultured Methanoregula sp. genomic region, the following are encoded:
- a CDS encoding YkgJ family cysteine cluster protein: protein MRSIIGMATFDCNWCGKCCQSFGEFIRIERQVSGRDYFCRYGITDELFPVHVQPEFADEIEEEFEESDGGKIPSDHKGCTFMRRSKEGHGFACAIYPTRPTICREFLCYRMLIHHPESGEVRGKIIGINELRTHDELLQKIWNEKIAHLPHPFASQHDAVMHSHGPGAQEAHGHESHIHAHVKGVGHTDDHEWVANVITILASHGYKGDPVE from the coding sequence ATGAGATCGATAATCGGTATGGCGACCTTTGATTGTAACTGGTGCGGGAAATGCTGCCAGAGTTTCGGGGAATTTATCCGGATCGAGCGGCAGGTGTCCGGGCGGGATTATTTCTGCCGGTACGGCATAACGGATGAACTCTTCCCGGTTCACGTGCAGCCGGAATTCGCAGATGAGATTGAAGAAGAATTCGAGGAATCCGATGGAGGAAAAATACCGTCAGATCACAAGGGCTGCACGTTCATGCGCAGGAGCAAGGAAGGCCATGGATTTGCCTGTGCCATCTACCCGACACGGCCCACGATCTGCCGGGAGTTCCTCTGTTACCGGATGCTGATCCATCATCCCGAAAGCGGGGAAGTCCGGGGAAAGATCATCGGTATCAACGAACTCCGGACCCACGACGAGCTCCTGCAGAAGATCTGGAACGAGAAGATAGCCCACCTTCCCCACCCGTTTGCATCGCAGCATGATGCTGTTATGCATTCCCATGGACCGGGCGCACAGGAAGCTCATGGTCACGAGTCGCATATCCATGCCCACGTGAAGGGGGTCGGGCATACTGATGACCATGAATGGGTGGCAAACGTCATAACCATCCTCGCATCCCACGGGTATAAGGGAGATCCGGTGGAATAA
- a CDS encoding ion transporter: protein MDPQNLLQIPVMWRDRLQQPAPPAGRGETITTYESLKKSVFHVMEEEVDGNTPARLFNYFMIFLIVLNVAIVVLETVPWLYAQYFWFFTTIDVISFAAFTVEYILRLWVCTTSPLYKNPVTGRIRYATTPFALIDLLAIAPFYLPFIFPIDLRFLRIIRLFRIIRVLKLGRYSEAVRTFGRVINKKKEQLVITLSILLIAILVASTLMYYAEHDAQPVLFASIPHAMWWALVTLATVGYGDMYPVTALGRVIGGIVLIVGVAIFALPTAVLAAGFFEETEKELREEESYRQENVVCPTCGHHFTAGESKSHDTAHTKTEVFEPPENKE from the coding sequence GTGGATCCACAGAACCTGTTACAGATTCCCGTGATGTGGCGGGATCGCCTGCAACAACCGGCCCCTCCGGCAGGAAGAGGTGAAACGATCACAACCTACGAATCCCTCAAGAAGTCGGTCTTTCATGTAATGGAAGAGGAGGTGGACGGCAATACCCCCGCCCGGCTCTTCAATTACTTCATGATCTTCCTGATCGTTCTCAACGTTGCCATTGTTGTTCTGGAGACGGTCCCGTGGCTGTATGCCCAGTATTTCTGGTTTTTCACTACCATCGATGTCATCTCGTTTGCAGCCTTTACCGTGGAATACATTCTCCGGCTCTGGGTCTGCACGACAAGCCCCTTATATAAAAATCCCGTAACCGGGCGGATACGGTATGCCACGACACCGTTTGCCCTCATCGATCTGCTGGCCATCGCTCCCTTCTACCTGCCGTTCATCTTCCCCATTGACCTCCGGTTCCTCCGGATCATCCGTCTCTTCCGGATTATCCGTGTCCTGAAACTGGGCCGCTACTCGGAGGCTGTCAGGACGTTCGGGCGGGTCATCAATAAGAAAAAAGAGCAGCTCGTCATCACGCTCTCGATCCTGCTCATTGCCATTCTCGTTGCCAGCACCCTGATGTACTATGCTGAACACGATGCCCAGCCGGTACTCTTTGCCAGTATCCCGCATGCAATGTGGTGGGCGCTTGTCACGCTTGCCACCGTGGGGTATGGCGACATGTACCCGGTCACCGCACTGGGCAGGGTGATAGGGGGGATCGTTCTGATCGTGGGTGTTGCCATTTTTGCCCTGCCGACTGCCGTGCTCGCGGCCGGCTTTTTCGAGGAGACCGAGAAGGAGCTCCGGGAGGAAGAGAGCTACCGGCAGGAGAATGTTGTCTGCCCAACCTGCGGGCACCATTTTACCGCGGGCGAATCCAAAAGCCACGATACTGCACATACGAAGACGGAGGTTTTTGAGCCTCCCGAAAATAAAGAATAA
- a CDS encoding PGF-pre-PGF domain-containing protein, which produces MSCRSLPSCLIISVLLFLLILCIVPVSGVTVYLPDRDAVPALLAGSSAGSTFPAFQLDRMSGTWSAFQSNGRTGITVAGDGSVIFSAPAGSFGMQCNGIGRNGALSSASIGTIRADRDQLTIGRGTATEWYISGSHGIEQGMTIPDRPEGEGPLVVSYALFGSLHPIAKGDQSVLFFDNTGPVMQYGGLRAEDATGRVLPAFLKLSGNSLTWEIDDHNAVYPVTIDPYIATQMAALTASDAASHTKYGWSVSIWNDTAMVGANEADYGGLSKAGKAYIYKNSGGTWSQVGSPLNASDAYPDSYFGWSVSIWNDTAMVGAYQARHGELSNRGEVYVFKNNGGTWSEVCPPLTASDAFDGGHFGSAVSIYNDTAIIGSYQAGTPGQSGQAYIFKNSGGTWSQVGLPLVASDAASSDHFGYSASIWNDTAIVGAHDANSSAGKAYIFKNSGGTWSQVGSPLEASDVESSSDFGWSVSISNYTAIIGAYYANNRAGKAYIFKNSGGTWSQVGSPLIASDDASYSEFGYSASIWNDTAIVGARRMYSGTGYGKAYIFKNSGGTWSEIVNFNASDAVSGDWFGASVSIFKNTTSIGAYNVNSEAGKAYVFNITETFLPVASFTSANVSVVANSTTQGWAGFSPFTMQFTDTSTNTPTTWAWARNNLTDTTWRVFNTSQNAQDTFWIGNWSVNLTATNPTGSSISSQTLWVNVSPLAPVASFTSANVSVVTNSTTQGWAGFSPFTMQFTDTSANAPTTWAWARNNLTSTSWTAFNTSQNARDSFWIGNWTVNLTATNPTGSSISSQTLWVNVSQAAPTVTGITPSSGQNTTSISITNLAGTGFYGVPAVNLTRAGYSNITATSVSQVSASQLTCSFNLANTDPGTWNVNVTNPDGQQAALLNGFTITNTTPAPTVTSITPSSGKNSTSVSITNLAGSGFYGTPTVKLTRLGYSNIMATGVTVVSSGKITCTFDLSDKMSGTWSINVVNPDNQAATLPNGFTITNSSAPTPTPTPTPNPTPTSSGSGDVGNVQRQSTSSGSGVSIANGAPAGQTVTYSFGEPAVDYPVSIESIAFTPDQTIGQSQCLVTRTSPTAGFTVPDRPAVYESIQITWINPNVMSDATIQFSVKGSWMREHNAGPQDIVMMRQHDLVWAEIPTVFDHLSNDIYYFRSTTPGFSNFAVSVRKNVTAISVVNITTVPAPSPAVINTAAATMTTTTKSTPTSTMVRQTSPTPTPVPVPAAEPGTGIPVLYIIAGIVIIILAIAGFFIGRRWWWARQNPALFQKYD; this is translated from the coding sequence ATGAGCTGTCGTTCGTTACCTTCCTGCCTCATCATTTCGGTGTTATTATTCCTCCTTATCCTGTGCATTGTCCCGGTCTCCGGCGTGACCGTATACCTGCCGGACCGGGATGCTGTTCCAGCCCTTCTTGCCGGTTCATCTGCCGGCAGCACATTTCCCGCATTCCAACTGGACCGGATGTCCGGAACCTGGTCGGCATTCCAATCGAACGGCAGGACCGGAATCACCGTTGCCGGTGACGGCAGTGTCATCTTCTCCGCTCCCGCCGGCTCATTTGGCATGCAGTGTAACGGAATCGGCCGTAACGGGGCTCTTTCCTCCGCCAGTATCGGTACGATCCGGGCAGACCGGGACCAGCTTACTATCGGTCGCGGCACAGCAACGGAGTGGTATATCTCCGGCAGCCACGGGATCGAGCAGGGGATGACCATTCCGGACAGACCTGAAGGAGAGGGTCCGCTCGTGGTCTCATATGCACTTTTTGGCAGTCTTCATCCGATCGCCAAAGGAGACCAGTCTGTTCTGTTCTTTGATAATACCGGGCCGGTCATGCAGTACGGGGGACTTCGTGCAGAGGATGCAACCGGCCGAGTACTGCCGGCATTCCTGAAACTCTCCGGAAACTCGCTTACGTGGGAGATTGATGACCATAATGCAGTTTACCCGGTGACGATCGACCCGTATATAGCCACCCAGATGGCAGCCCTTACTGCATCGGATGCTGCTTCACACACCAAATACGGGTGGTCCGTTTCGATCTGGAATGACACTGCCATGGTCGGGGCAAATGAGGCCGATTACGGGGGCCTTTCCAAAGCCGGGAAAGCGTATATCTATAAAAACAGCGGGGGAACCTGGAGCCAGGTAGGTTCACCGCTCAATGCATCGGATGCATATCCGGATTCTTATTTCGGGTGGTCTGTATCTATCTGGAATGACACCGCCATGGTCGGGGCATACCAGGCCAGACATGGGGAACTATCCAACCGGGGGGAAGTATATGTTTTCAAAAACAATGGCGGTACCTGGTCTGAAGTCTGTCCCCCTCTTACAGCATCGGATGCTTTTGACGGGGGCCATTTCGGATCTGCCGTATCAATCTATAATGACACCGCTATCATCGGGTCATATCAGGCCGGAACTCCGGGTCAGTCCGGGCAGGCATACATCTTCAAGAACAGCGGGGGAACCTGGAGCCAGGTGGGGTTACCCCTTGTTGCCTCTGATGCCGCTTCGTCCGACCATTTCGGATACTCCGCCTCGATCTGGAATGACACTGCTATTGTCGGGGCTCACGATGCCAACAGTTCTGCCGGGAAAGCATACATCTTCAAGAACAGCGGGGGGACCTGGAGCCAGGTAGGTTCACCGCTCGAAGCATCGGATGTTGAGTCGAGTTCAGATTTCGGATGGTCCGTTTCGATCTCCAATTACACTGCCATTATCGGTGCATATTATGCCAATAACAGAGCCGGGAAAGCCTACATCTTCAAGAACAGCGGGGGAACCTGGAGCCAGGTAGGTTCCCCCCTCATCGCATCCGACGATGCTTCATATTCCGAGTTTGGGTATTCCGCTTCGATCTGGAATGACACCGCCATTGTCGGGGCACGACGGATGTATTCGGGTACCGGTTATGGGAAAGCGTATATTTTCAAAAACAGCGGGGGAACCTGGAGCGAGATCGTAAATTTCAATGCATCGGATGCGGTTTCAGGTGACTGGTTCGGGGCATCCGTCTCAATCTTCAAGAATACCACCAGCATCGGCGCATATAACGTCAATTCCGAGGCCGGGAAAGCATATGTCTTCAATATAACGGAAACATTTCTGCCGGTAGCATCGTTTACGAGTGCCAATGTATCAGTTGTTGCGAACAGCACCACTCAGGGATGGGCAGGTTTCAGTCCCTTTACGATGCAGTTCACCGACACTTCCACGAATACTCCGACGACATGGGCATGGGCACGGAACAACCTGACCGATACCACATGGAGGGTATTCAACACATCACAGAACGCGCAGGATACTTTCTGGATCGGGAACTGGAGTGTCAATCTCACCGCCACAAATCCTACCGGAAGCAGTATTTCGTCGCAGACCTTGTGGGTGAATGTAAGTCCGCTGGCACCGGTTGCATCATTTACCAGCGCCAATGTTTCTGTTGTCACGAACAGCACCACTCAGGGATGGGCAGGTTTCAGTCCCTTTACGATGCAGTTCACCGACACTTCCGCGAATGCTCCGACGACATGGGCATGGGCACGGAACAACCTCACCTCCACATCATGGACGGCATTCAACACGTCGCAGAATGCCCGGGACAGTTTCTGGATCGGGAACTGGACGGTCAATCTCACCGCCACAAATCCTACCGGAAGCAGTATTTCGTCGCAGACCCTGTGGGTGAATGTAAGCCAGGCAGCACCGACCGTAACCGGCATTACGCCATCCTCCGGGCAGAACACCACATCCATCAGCATCACGAACCTGGCGGGGACAGGATTTTACGGTGTACCGGCCGTTAACCTTACCCGTGCAGGGTACAGCAATATCACGGCAACCAGTGTGAGCCAGGTTTCCGCAAGCCAGCTTACGTGTTCTTTCAATCTCGCCAACACAGATCCCGGAACCTGGAACGTCAACGTGACGAACCCGGACGGCCAGCAGGCCGCCCTCTTAAACGGGTTCACTATCACCAATACTACTCCGGCTCCCACGGTCACCTCCATCACGCCATCATCAGGAAAGAACTCGACGTCCGTCAGCATTACGAACCTGGCAGGCTCCGGGTTTTACGGGACACCGACCGTGAAACTTACCCGGCTGGGTTATAGTAATATCATGGCAACCGGAGTCACCGTGGTCTCATCAGGCAAGATCACCTGCACGTTTGACCTGTCGGACAAGATGTCCGGAACGTGGAGCATCAACGTAGTAAACCCGGACAACCAGGCGGCCACCCTCCCGAACGGGTTCACCATCACCAATTCATCGGCCCCGACACCCACGCCGACCCCCACACCCAACCCGACCCCGACCTCATCCGGCAGTGGCGATGTCGGGAATGTCCAGCGCCAGTCAACCTCTTCAGGGAGCGGCGTATCGATAGCGAACGGGGCACCGGCAGGCCAGACGGTGACGTATTCGTTCGGGGAACCGGCCGTAGATTATCCGGTCTCGATCGAGAGCATAGCGTTTACGCCAGACCAGACAATCGGCCAGTCCCAGTGCCTGGTTACCCGGACGAGCCCGACAGCCGGATTCACCGTCCCGGACCGGCCGGCGGTGTACGAGAGCATCCAGATCACCTGGATCAACCCGAATGTCATGTCAGATGCAACGATCCAGTTCAGCGTGAAGGGATCATGGATGAGGGAGCATAATGCCGGGCCCCAGGATATCGTCATGATGCGGCAGCATGACCTGGTCTGGGCGGAGATCCCGACAGTCTTCGATCATCTTTCAAACGATATTTACTATTTCCGGTCAACAACACCGGGCTTCTCGAACTTCGCAGTATCGGTCCGGAAGAATGTGACGGCCATATCGGTTGTAAACATCACGACAGTTCCGGCACCATCCCCGGCCGTAATCAATACGGCAGCTGCAACCATGACCACAACCACGAAGAGTACTCCCACCAGTACCATGGTCCGGCAGACTTCCCCGACACCCACACCGGTCCCGGTACCTGCGGCAGAACCCGGAACCGGCATACCCGTGCTGTACATCATCGCGGGTATCGTGATCATAATCCTCGCGATTGCGGGATTCTTCATCGGAAGGCGCTGGTGGTGGGCACGGCAGAACCCGGCGCTGTTCCAAAAGTACGACTAA
- a CDS encoding IPT/TIG domain-containing protein, which produces MRSSQNCLIEFCIVSGVLLIVILPAIVGLASAASVPIITVLSPSGGPVTGGTVVTITGSGFTGTKDVLFGGKSVNGLNIINDSQLTVITPQHPEERVLISIITAEGVPGFMEPFTMFQYSYEKFPLPRLSGISPSSGPASGGTVRITGSGFTGTKEVLFGKQPGAVLDIVDDSHLTVSAPFSFFPGSVPVSIRNARGFAGSLDPVIMYTYDYPLPELTGISPSSGSIAGGTVVTLTGSGFAGTENVQFGEKYGTGLNVIDNWQLTILTPPSSEGIVGISVSNPAGTGRSSGAATMFHYEVPVPKLTGISPSSGSMDGGTAVTLTGSGFNGTRTVLIGGKPVTGFNIINDSQLSIITPPSSLGPFPVSITNAYGEGGSLGPSTSFQYVLSQATTTTAIKTAAPAQGSSHEGDTRPAVSFPATSPVPAAATASAASGTRKTPGFEAIAGLSALGAVVLLGKICP; this is translated from the coding sequence ATGAGAAGTTCTCAAAACTGCCTGATCGAGTTTTGCATTGTGTCCGGTGTTCTCCTCATCGTTATCCTTCCCGCAATAGTCGGATTGGCATCTGCTGCTTCGGTCCCGATAATAACCGTGCTCTCTCCCTCCGGGGGCCCGGTCACCGGAGGTACGGTTGTTACCATAACGGGATCCGGGTTTACCGGTACAAAGGATGTCCTGTTCGGGGGGAAATCGGTGAACGGCCTGAACATTATCAATGACAGCCAGCTCACGGTCATAACACCGCAACATCCCGAAGAGAGAGTTCTCATCTCGATCATCACCGCTGAGGGGGTTCCTGGCTTCATGGAACCATTCACCATGTTCCAGTATTCATATGAAAAATTTCCTCTCCCGAGACTGTCCGGTATCTCGCCCTCATCGGGCCCAGCCAGCGGAGGAACAGTCAGGATCACGGGATCCGGGTTTACCGGTACAAAAGAAGTCCTGTTCGGAAAGCAACCTGGGGCAGTTCTGGACATTGTCGATGACAGCCATCTCACCGTATCTGCCCCGTTCTCTTTTTTTCCCGGATCCGTCCCGGTCTCAATCCGGAATGCCCGGGGGTTCGCGGGATCCCTGGATCCCGTTATCATGTATACTTATGATTACCCACTCCCGGAGCTGACCGGTATCTCCCCCTCATCAGGTTCCATTGCCGGGGGTACTGTTGTTACCCTGACAGGATCCGGGTTTGCCGGCACAGAGAACGTCCAGTTCGGGGAGAAATACGGGACAGGCCTGAATGTTATCGATAACTGGCAGCTCACCATCCTCACGCCGCCCTCTTCTGAAGGGATAGTTGGCATATCCGTCAGCAATCCTGCCGGCACCGGAAGATCTTCAGGAGCAGCCACCATGTTCCATTATGAAGTTCCGGTCCCGAAACTGACCGGCATCTCGCCCTCCTCCGGCTCCATGGACGGGGGGACGGCAGTCACCCTCACCGGGTCCGGGTTTAACGGAACCAGGACCGTCCTCATAGGGGGAAAACCCGTTACCGGCTTTAACATAATCAACGACAGCCAGCTCAGTATCATCACGCCACCATCTTCTCTTGGACCATTCCCGGTCTCTATCACGAATGCCTACGGGGAGGGAGGCTCACTCGGACCATCAACCTCGTTCCAGTATGTTCTCTCTCAAGCCACAACAACCACTGCAATAAAAACTGCCGCACCGGCCCAGGGCAGTTCCCATGAAGGGGATACCCGTCCGGCAGTATCTTTCCCTGCAACATCTCCGGTCCCGGCCGCTGCAACGGCCTCGGCCGCATCAGGGACACGGAAGACACCGGGATTCGAAGCGATTGCCGGCCTCTCTGCACTTGGTGCCGTAGTCCTGCTCGGAAAAATATGCCCATGA
- the leuS gene encoding leucine--tRNA ligase, which produces MSEFNLPQFEEEAHERWAHAFESNPSKLEKYYLNVAFPYPSGAMHVGHGRTYIVPDVIARFWRMRGRQVLFPMAFHVTGAPVVGISKRIAKKDEKTIKLYRDLYRVPQNVLEEFTDPLTIVKHFAAEYQRVMTDCGLSIDWRRRFITVDPTYSKFIEWQWKHLYDAGHVIKGAHPVRYCTVDENPVGDHDLLEGDKAEVIKFTMVMFRFGDAFIPCATLRPETIHGVTNLWANPGVTYVKALVDGKPWIISKEAAEKLALQDHTVEIKEEIKGTDLIDRKVSHPLCGEITILPADFVDPDMASGLVMSVPAHAPFDYIALRDLQQAGKYTQIKPIPLIKVEGYGQIPAAEAVEKAGIKSQMDSRMDALTQEIYSAEFSKGKLFEKYGGKPVRVARDEVAELMIEKYDSKVMYEFDMRPVVCRCGNKVKVKILHDQWFLKYSDPEWKQQVKDQLREMALVPPEVRVEFDRTVDWLKDWACTRRVGLGTRFPWDKQQLIEPLSDSTVYMAYYTIAHKIREIDSKLLTPEVFDYIFLGKKSPDLPEKKKLDAMREEFLYWYPYDFRFSAKDLISNHLTFQIFHHATVFEGHKELLPKGMVVFGMGLLNGAKMSSSKGNVFLLEDAVREFGGDTVRMFLMGSAEPWQDFDWRNELVLSTKKQIERFYNTVMEIKDAGGEPHDIDRWLASRLQAHITRTTEALDRFQTRQALQEAYFGIETDLKWYRRRLPKDCDGSRELHTLCSIWTRLLAPFIPFTAEHLWKELAGEGLASFAPWPVADKKLVNEKAELAEELLARTVEDVDSIRKLIQITPKAITIALAPEWKHQVFRTIAASEDRNTVVKEIMKDENMRKRGREATDAARQCTTLIHRLPPHVVEPLLREPISEKAIFESARPFLEQEFGVPVHIVEAEGSGHVKALTALPFKPSIIIE; this is translated from the coding sequence TTGAGCGAATTCAATCTCCCACAATTCGAAGAAGAAGCACATGAGCGGTGGGCCCATGCTTTTGAGTCCAACCCCTCGAAACTCGAAAAGTATTACCTGAATGTCGCGTTCCCCTACCCGAGCGGGGCCATGCACGTAGGGCACGGCCGTACCTACATCGTGCCGGACGTGATCGCACGGTTCTGGCGCATGCGGGGAAGGCAGGTGCTCTTCCCCATGGCGTTCCACGTCACGGGCGCTCCCGTGGTCGGCATCTCGAAACGGATCGCAAAGAAGGACGAGAAGACCATCAAGCTCTACCGCGATCTCTACCGCGTGCCGCAGAATGTGCTCGAAGAGTTCACCGACCCGCTGACCATCGTCAAGCACTTTGCTGCCGAGTACCAGCGGGTCATGACCGACTGCGGTCTCTCGATTGACTGGCGCAGGCGGTTCATCACGGTCGACCCCACGTACTCGAAGTTCATCGAATGGCAGTGGAAGCACCTCTACGATGCAGGCCACGTCATCAAGGGCGCCCACCCGGTGCGGTACTGCACGGTGGACGAGAACCCGGTCGGCGACCACGACCTCCTCGAAGGCGACAAGGCTGAAGTGATCAAGTTCACGATGGTCATGTTCCGGTTCGGGGACGCATTCATCCCGTGCGCAACACTCCGTCCCGAGACCATCCACGGCGTCACCAACCTCTGGGCGAACCCCGGGGTCACGTACGTGAAGGCCCTTGTCGACGGCAAGCCCTGGATCATCTCAAAAGAAGCAGCCGAGAAGCTTGCCCTCCAGGATCACACGGTCGAGATAAAGGAAGAGATCAAAGGAACGGATCTCATTGACAGGAAAGTCAGCCACCCGCTCTGCGGCGAGATCACCATCCTCCCGGCAGATTTCGTGGACCCCGACATGGCAAGCGGCCTCGTCATGAGCGTCCCCGCCCACGCACCCTTCGACTACATTGCTCTCCGCGACCTCCAGCAGGCCGGGAAATACACGCAGATCAAGCCCATCCCTCTCATAAAGGTCGAGGGCTACGGGCAGATCCCGGCAGCAGAAGCCGTTGAGAAGGCCGGCATAAAAAGCCAGATGGACAGCCGGATGGACGCCCTTACGCAGGAGATCTACTCCGCCGAGTTCTCGAAAGGAAAACTCTTCGAGAAGTACGGGGGCAAGCCAGTCCGGGTAGCCCGCGACGAAGTAGCCGAGCTGATGATCGAAAAGTACGACTCGAAAGTGATGTACGAGTTCGACATGCGCCCGGTCGTCTGCCGCTGCGGCAACAAAGTCAAGGTCAAGATCCTCCATGACCAGTGGTTCCTGAAGTACAGCGACCCGGAGTGGAAGCAGCAGGTCAAGGACCAGCTCAGGGAGATGGCGCTCGTTCCCCCCGAAGTTCGGGTAGAATTCGACCGGACCGTTGACTGGCTCAAGGACTGGGCCTGCACACGGCGTGTCGGCCTTGGCACCCGCTTCCCGTGGGACAAGCAGCAGCTCATCGAGCCCCTCTCGGACTCGACCGTGTACATGGCGTACTACACCATCGCCCATAAGATCCGGGAGATTGACTCAAAACTCCTCACCCCCGAAGTCTTCGATTACATCTTCCTTGGCAAAAAGTCACCCGACCTTCCCGAGAAGAAGAAACTCGACGCCATGCGGGAGGAGTTCCTGTACTGGTACCCGTACGACTTCCGTTTCTCGGCAAAAGATCTCATATCAAACCACCTCACCTTCCAGATCTTCCACCATGCAACGGTCTTCGAGGGCCACAAGGAACTGCTCCCGAAAGGCATGGTAGTCTTCGGCATGGGCCTCCTGAACGGTGCCAAGATGTCGTCCTCCAAGGGAAACGTATTCCTCCTGGAGGACGCAGTCAGGGAGTTCGGCGGCGATACCGTCCGCATGTTCCTGATGGGCAGCGCCGAACCCTGGCAGGACTTTGACTGGAGGAACGAGCTCGTCCTCTCGACAAAGAAGCAGATCGAGCGGTTCTACAACACCGTCATGGAGATAAAGGATGCCGGCGGCGAACCGCACGACATCGACCGCTGGCTCGCGAGCCGGCTCCAGGCCCATATCACCCGGACAACGGAAGCCCTCGACAGGTTCCAGACCCGGCAGGCGCTGCAGGAGGCCTACTTCGGGATCGAGACCGATCTCAAGTGGTACCGCAGGCGCCTCCCGAAGGACTGCGACGGCAGCAGGGAACTCCATACCCTCTGCTCGATCTGGACCCGGCTCCTTGCCCCGTTCATCCCCTTCACGGCCGAACACCTCTGGAAGGAACTTGCCGGGGAAGGCCTCGCATCGTTTGCCCCCTGGCCGGTTGCAGACAAAAAACTCGTCAACGAAAAGGCCGAGCTTGCCGAGGAACTCCTGGCAAGGACCGTCGAGGATGTAGATTCGATCCGGAAACTGATCCAGATTACCCCCAAGGCGATCACGATTGCCCTTGCTCCCGAATGGAAGCACCAGGTCTTCCGGACGATCGCGGCATCGGAGGACAGGAACACGGTCGTCAAGGAGATCATGAAAGACGAGAACATGAGGAAACGCGGCAGGGAGGCAACCGATGCCGCCAGGCAGTGCACCACCCTCATCCACCGCCTGCCCCCGCACGTGGTCGAGCCCCTTCTCCGCGAGCCCATCAGCGAGAAGGCGATCTTCGAGTCAGCCCGCCCGTTCCTCGAACAGGAGTTCGGGGTGCCGGTCCACATCGTCGAGGCGGAAGGAAGCGGCCATGTCAAGGCTCTCACAGCCCTCCCGTTCAAGCCGTCGATTATTATCGAATAA